In Chloroflexota bacterium, a genomic segment contains:
- a CDS encoding NUDIX hydrolase, producing MNPVDVKFCLRCGTALGEAHRRGRLRPVCPACNWIFFPDPKVAAAVLVEQDGKVLLVRRVHQPQRGLWTLPAGFVDAGEDVARAAERECLEETGLVVSVTALLDVIPGQEHARGADMVIAYRAAVVSGHLQASDDADQAEFFARDDLPPLAFEATRKLIALWVSLAAKTTQIAP from the coding sequence ATGAACCCTGTGGATGTAAAATTTTGCCTACGTTGTGGCACTGCGTTGGGCGAGGCCCATCGACGCGGGCGTTTGCGCCCGGTGTGCCCGGCCTGCAATTGGATTTTCTTTCCCGACCCGAAAGTCGCCGCGGCTGTTTTGGTTGAGCAGGATGGCAAGGTCTTGCTGGTGCGGCGCGTGCATCAACCCCAACGCGGCTTATGGACACTGCCTGCTGGATTTGTCGATGCCGGTGAAGACGTGGCGCGCGCCGCTGAACGCGAATGCCTGGAAGAGACCGGCCTGGTTGTGAGCGTAACAGCTTTGCTCGATGTGATTCCTGGTCAAGAACATGCCCGTGGCGCCGATATGGTGATTGCATACCGTGCTGCTGTGGTTTCAGGCCATTTGCAGGCTAGCGATGATGCTGACCAGGCCGAGTTTTTTGCTCGCGATGATTTACCGCCGTTGGCTTTTGAAGCTACGCGAAAACTCATCGCGCTTTGGGTGTCTTTGGCGGCAAAAACTACCCAAATAGCTCCATAG